Proteins found in one Primulina eburnea isolate SZY01 chromosome 16, ASM2296580v1, whole genome shotgun sequence genomic segment:
- the LOC140816033 gene encoding uncharacterized protein, with protein MRWVPPPLGQWRLDVDAGFNDTVGKYSVGAVIQNHFRIIFAASAIGIRKPGSVLEAELSAIHFGLMLAVRGNFSDVWVFSNSCNAVKEVTSKSEARNHQGLLVLNILDILTSGRFKKLDHVSRNANKLAHCLARFALSHPSRSCWMEDFYSS; from the coding sequence ATGAGGTGGGTGCCTCCTCCGTTGGGGCAGTGGCGACTTGATGTCGATGCTGGGTTTAATGATACTGTTGGTAAATATAGTGTGGGTGCTGTGATTCAAAATCATTTTCGAATTATTTTTGCTGCCTCAGCCATTGGCATACGAAAACCAGGATCAGTGTTGGAGGCAGAACTCTCGGCTATTCATTTTGGTTTGATGCTTGCTGTGAGAGGTAACTTTTCTGATGTTTGGGTTTTCTCGAACTCCTGTAATGCTGTTAAAGAGGTGACGTCGAAGTCTGAGGCTCGCAACCATCAAGGACTGTTAGTCTTGAACATATTGGATATTTTAACTTCTGGTAGATTTAAAAAGTTAGATCATGTTAGTAGAAATGCAAACAAGTTAGCGCACTGTTTAGCGCGTTTTGCTTTATCTCATCCTTCTCGTTCATGTTGGATGGAAGATTTTTACTCATCGTGA